In Lewinellaceae bacterium, a single window of DNA contains:
- a CDS encoding sigma-54-dependent Fis family transcriptional regulator, with protein sequence MKKQSAKILIVDDEEDILLSLQFFLSQHFEEVKVESNPYQLPRLLRTDQFDLIILDMNFKKGDTSGKDGMMWLSKVLELDPAANVIMITAYADVKTAVEAVKAGAIDFIEKPWRNEKLLTTILSALKLSRSRRQVKKLEQTQQALSDNIDQQFGEIIGNSPAMKHVFTLISKVAKTDANMLILGENGTGKELVARAIHRQSPRAREVFITVDLGAIPDSLFESELFGHKKGAFTDAREDRSGRFELASGGTLFLDEIGNLSLPLQAKLLSALQSRHIRRIGSNDPIPIDIRLICATNMPLYDMVKENTFRQDLLYRINTVEIKLPPLRERREDIPILTGHFLNIYMRKYQKPGLSISKETMKELQAYSWPGNIRELRHAVERAVILTEGPLLDIGDFILHPSDAQGQDGASQPQEELDNYNLGDIERWAIRKALTKHAGNISRAADELGLTRAALYRRMAKYDL encoded by the coding sequence ATGAAGAAACAATCCGCCAAAATCCTGATCGTCGACGATGAAGAAGACATTCTCCTGAGCCTGCAGTTTTTCCTGTCCCAGCATTTTGAGGAAGTGAAGGTCGAATCGAACCCATATCAGTTGCCCAGGTTGTTGCGCACCGACCAGTTCGACCTGATTATTCTGGATATGAATTTCAAAAAAGGCGACACCAGCGGCAAGGACGGCATGATGTGGCTGAGCAAAGTGCTGGAACTCGACCCTGCCGCCAACGTGATCATGATAACGGCCTACGCCGATGTAAAAACGGCGGTGGAAGCTGTAAAGGCCGGCGCCATAGACTTCATCGAGAAGCCCTGGCGCAACGAGAAGCTGCTCACGACCATCCTCTCCGCCCTGAAGCTCAGCCGGTCGCGCCGGCAGGTGAAGAAGCTGGAACAAACCCAGCAGGCCCTGAGCGACAACATCGACCAGCAGTTTGGAGAGATCATCGGCAACTCGCCTGCCATGAAGCACGTTTTCACCCTGATCAGCAAGGTCGCCAAAACCGACGCCAATATGCTGATCCTCGGGGAGAACGGCACCGGCAAGGAGCTGGTCGCCAGGGCCATCCACCGGCAGTCGCCCCGCGCCCGGGAAGTCTTCATTACGGTAGACCTGGGCGCCATTCCGGACAGCCTTTTCGAGAGTGAGCTTTTCGGCCATAAAAAAGGGGCGTTTACCGATGCCCGCGAAGACCGCAGCGGGCGCTTCGAGCTGGCTTCCGGCGGCACCCTCTTCCTCGATGAGATCGGCAACCTCTCCCTGCCGCTGCAGGCCAAGCTGCTCTCCGCCCTGCAGAGCCGCCACATCCGCCGCATCGGATCTAATGACCCCATCCCGATCGACATCCGGCTGATCTGTGCCACCAACATGCCGTTGTACGATATGGTTAAGGAAAATACCTTCCGCCAGGACCTGCTCTACCGGATCAATACCGTGGAGATCAAGCTGCCGCCCCTGCGCGAACGCCGGGAGGATATTCCCATCCTGACCGGGCACTTCCTCAACATCTACATGCGCAAATACCAGAAGCCGGGGTTGAGCATCAGCAAAGAAACCATGAAAGAACTGCAGGCCTACTCCTGGCCGGGCAACATCCGGGAGCTGCGCCACGCTGTGGAGCGAGCCGTTATCCTCACCGAAGGACCGCTGCTCGACATCGGAGATTTCATCCTCCATCCTTCCGATGCCCAGGGCCAGGACGGCGCTTCGCAACCCCAGGAAGAACTCGACAATTACAACCTGGGAGACATCGAACGCTGGGCTATCCGCAAAGCCCTGACCAAACACGCCGGCAACATTTCGCGGGCTGCCGATGAATTGGGGCTGACCCGCGCAGCGCTGTACCGCCGCATGGCGAAGTATGATCTGTAA
- a CDS encoding ABC transporter ATP-binding protein, with protein MIRTNKLMKVYRTEEVETTALNEVSVEIKSGEFVSIMGPSGCGKSTLLNILGLIDNPTGGEYHFLDKEVSKFSERQRSQLRKNNIGFIFQSFNLIDELTVFENVELPLIYTRVSGSDRKKRVEEVLDKMNMMHRRNHFPQQLSGGQQQRVAVARAIVNNPKLILADEPTGNLDSANGNDVMKTLVHLNNEGATILMVTHSQYCAEFGNRIIRLLDGQVVTESMVAKQML; from the coding sequence ATGATTCGGACCAACAAATTGATGAAAGTCTACCGCACCGAAGAGGTAGAGACCACCGCGCTCAACGAAGTGAGTGTTGAGATCAAATCGGGAGAGTTCGTCTCCATTATGGGCCCGTCCGGCTGCGGCAAGTCTACCCTTTTGAACATCCTTGGCCTGATTGACAACCCAACCGGCGGCGAATACCACTTCCTGGACAAGGAAGTGTCGAAATTCTCCGAGCGCCAGCGTTCGCAACTGCGCAAGAACAACATCGGCTTCATCTTCCAGAGCTTCAACCTGATCGATGAACTGACGGTGTTCGAAAATGTAGAGTTGCCCCTGATCTACACCCGCGTAAGCGGCAGCGACCGCAAGAAGCGCGTGGAAGAGGTGCTCGACAAAATGAATATGATGCACCGCCGCAACCACTTCCCGCAGCAGCTCTCCGGCGGGCAGCAACAGCGGGTGGCCGTGGCCCGCGCCATCGTCAACAACCCCAAGCTGATCCTGGCCGATGAGCCTACCGGCAACCTGGACAGCGCCAACGGCAACGACGTCATGAAAACCCTGGTGCACCTCAACAACGAAGGCGCCACCATCCTCATGGTGACCCACTCGCAGTACTGCGCTGAATTCGGCAACCGCATCATCCGCCTGCTCGACGGGCAGGTCGTCACCGAGAGCATGGTCGCTAAGCAGATGCTTTAG
- a CDS encoding ABC transporter permease — translation MLPFFLKTALRNFRKYPGYAFLNLTGLAVGLAASFVLILYAYRELTYDRQFAGGERVYRIATDFYRMGGFAKSQEQLLDVLPQECPDIELATRFERGFRETPVEVGNTVYQEPHYLFIDTNFFELFPHHFLEGSPEQIMRSPGEVAISGRLARKYFSEESPLGKTIKIGKKKKPYTVSAVVQEMDKTHLQASLWLPLELPQEGKQQWTNVSLYNYVRLKEQGSRAGLEQGLQAILKNHAWPASQSESSFEQWASSNQAVQFFVQPLKDIYLFSEYKFEVSPGGNPTQVYALGLIGLFIILIAGVNYINLTTARTSIRAKEVGVKKTLGAPRRALVRQFMGESVVNSLLALAFAFVLAQGLSLVFSGSSWAPLLKDAFSKSYYLAALLLFTLAVGFLSGLYPAFYLTRFRPVNILKGEMALSGNKALRGGLVVGQFTLAIGLIASSMIVFQQLKYMQEKDKGFEMEGVLVIENASKLNTQAEAFRQEIEQQPQVESTAFSGRIPTDGSVWMYTYQTPEMAEALTIQTFPVDANVIPTLGMRLLEGRNFSREIASDSTAAILNEAAVSALGLKEPIGAEINEGQRVVGVVHDFNFQSLKHQIEPVVMTYTPDGSRLALKLQGRDMAGFLATLQDTWRRFSADEPIRYFFLDDNFAELAASERTLSRAIAAFTLIALLIACLGLFGLAAFTAEQRTKEIGIRKILGASVANLVGLLSKDFLQLVALALFIALPLAWYAMHRWLQNFAYRIELQWWFFALAALAALLIAFLTVSVQSMRAALANPVEALKNE, via the coding sequence ATGCTACCATTCTTCCTAAAAACAGCCCTGCGCAATTTCCGGAAATATCCGGGTTACGCCTTTCTGAACCTTACCGGATTGGCCGTCGGCCTGGCTGCTTCTTTCGTTCTAATCCTTTATGCTTACCGGGAGCTGACCTACGACCGCCAGTTTGCCGGCGGAGAGCGCGTATACCGCATCGCTACGGACTTTTACCGCATGGGCGGCTTTGCCAAGAGCCAGGAGCAACTGTTGGATGTGCTGCCTCAGGAGTGTCCGGACATCGAGTTGGCCACCCGTTTCGAACGGGGCTTCCGGGAGACGCCGGTAGAGGTGGGCAATACGGTTTACCAGGAACCGCATTACCTGTTCATAGACACCAATTTTTTCGAGCTGTTCCCCCATCATTTCCTGGAAGGGAGCCCGGAACAGATAATGCGATCTCCGGGCGAGGTGGCGATCTCCGGGCGGCTGGCCCGCAAGTATTTCAGCGAAGAGAGCCCGCTCGGGAAGACCATAAAGATCGGAAAGAAAAAAAAGCCCTACACCGTAAGCGCCGTAGTTCAGGAAATGGATAAGACCCACCTGCAGGCCAGTTTATGGCTGCCCCTGGAACTGCCGCAAGAAGGGAAGCAACAGTGGACTAATGTCTCCTTATACAACTATGTGCGGCTGAAAGAACAGGGTAGCCGCGCCGGGCTGGAGCAGGGCCTGCAGGCCATTCTGAAAAACCACGCCTGGCCGGCCAGCCAGTCGGAAAGCTCCTTTGAGCAATGGGCGTCCAGCAACCAGGCCGTACAGTTTTTTGTGCAGCCGTTGAAAGATATTTACCTGTTTTCCGAATACAAGTTTGAGGTATCTCCGGGAGGCAACCCCACTCAGGTGTACGCCCTGGGCCTGATCGGCCTGTTCATCATCCTGATCGCCGGGGTGAACTACATCAACCTCACCACTGCCCGTACTTCTATCCGAGCCAAAGAGGTGGGGGTCAAAAAAACGCTGGGAGCGCCCCGGCGGGCGCTGGTGCGGCAGTTTATGGGCGAATCAGTGGTGAACAGCTTGCTGGCTCTGGCCTTCGCCTTTGTACTGGCCCAGGGCCTCTCTTTGGTTTTCAGCGGCAGCAGTTGGGCGCCTTTGCTGAAAGATGCCTTTTCCAAAAGCTATTACCTGGCGGCTTTGCTCCTGTTTACGCTCGCCGTTGGCTTCTTGTCGGGCCTCTACCCTGCCTTTTACCTGACGCGCTTCCGGCCGGTGAACATCCTGAAAGGCGAGATGGCGCTGAGTGGCAATAAGGCGCTGAGAGGAGGGCTGGTCGTCGGCCAGTTCACCCTCGCCATAGGGCTGATTGCCTCCAGTATGATCGTCTTCCAGCAATTGAAGTACATGCAGGAAAAAGACAAGGGGTTTGAAATGGAAGGAGTGCTGGTTATTGAAAATGCCAGCAAGTTGAACACCCAGGCGGAGGCCTTCCGGCAGGAGATCGAACAACAGCCCCAGGTGGAAAGCACGGCTTTCAGCGGGCGCATACCAACGGACGGCAGCGTCTGGATGTATACCTACCAAACGCCTGAAATGGCCGAGGCGCTGACCATTCAGACTTTCCCCGTGGATGCCAACGTCATCCCTACCCTGGGCATGCGCCTGCTGGAAGGGCGCAATTTTTCCAGGGAAATTGCTTCCGACAGCACGGCGGCCATCCTCAACGAAGCGGCAGTCAGCGCCCTGGGCCTGAAAGAGCCCATCGGCGCAGAGATCAACGAAGGTCAGCGGGTCGTCGGAGTGGTTCACGATTTCAATTTCCAGTCGCTCAAACACCAGATCGAACCGGTAGTGATGACGTATACCCCCGACGGCAGCCGCCTGGCCCTCAAGCTCCAGGGGCGGGATATGGCCGGATTCCTGGCCACCCTGCAGGATACCTGGCGGCGCTTTTCCGCCGACGAGCCCATCCGGTACTTTTTCTTAGATGACAACTTCGCCGAACTGGCGGCCAGCGAACGCACCCTCAGCCGGGCTATTGCCGCTTTCACCCTCATCGCTCTGCTGATCGCCTGCCTGGGGCTTTTCGGGCTTGCGGCTTTTACCGCCGAGCAACGCACCAAGGAGATCGGCATCCGCAAGATATTGGGCGCCTCCGTGGCCAACCTGGTGGGGCTGCTGTCGAAAGATTTCCTCCAACTGGTAGCCCTCGCCCTGTTCATCGCCCTGCCCCTGGCCTGGTACGCCATGCACCGCTGGCTGCAGAACTTTGCCTACCGCATCGAACTACAGTGGTGGTTCTTTGCCCTGGCGGCCCTGGCGGCCCTGCTCATCGCTTTCCTGACGGTGAGCGTGCAGAGTATGCGGGCTGCCCTGGCGAATCCGGTCGAGGCCTTGAAAAATGAATAA
- a CDS encoding ABC transporter permease, whose amino-acid sequence MWKSQIKLALRSLWKNKLNTTVKLAGFIIGITSCLLVVIYLQHELSYDAFHEKAERIVRVVMEYGMGGESGMVNVTGNKVGPAFQEDFAEVENSCRVIEYNQVVKFRDQVYEEPHFYYADSTFFDLFTFPLLRGNPREALRAPNQLVITERMAKKYFGEEYPMGKVLRVGTEQDYTVAGVMRDPPPASQLKPDFIGSFVSLRDARPERLTWWNANYATYLLLHSAGGRAGLQARIPDYMRRHASETGAEGENFLSYRLEPLREVHLRSPVPGNFEPNGDIRYIYILSAIGLLILLISTSSYINLATAVSTERAKEIGVQKVLGAGRWQLFWQHLLESLVLTGLALAVSVALTPLLLPYFSNLFGRPLDFAVFTEPAFLGGLALFGLLASLLAGAYPAAVISGLEPYRVLKGAYKHTSSGAWLRQSLIVFQFAVSVILIISTLVLQGQMRYVQEKKLGYDKTHVLALQTDRQVIEKLGALRSELVGQKGIQSLSLVYETPVHIKGGYDISKSVNGEQSKMVTALPADEYFLETAGIGLAAGKGISAADMALAAQLDSGSDTSSALPILINEAQARAFNWAPEEAVRQFVNFNGKRVQIKGVVKDFHFASLHEPIGNLVLFPTSWGNSILVKLDGRDLPGALHFMEKKWERLAPHRPFAYHFLDEEFGRMYANEWQTARLVTTFSWLAILLACLALFGVSSYSIIQRSREVSIRKVLGASMTSLIGLLSGNFLKLVLWSLLAALPLGWYLMHQWLQNFTYHIEIKWWMFVLAAMLALGAAFLSVSVQSIRTAMVNPAEELKGE is encoded by the coding sequence ATGTGGAAATCACAAATTAAGCTGGCGCTTCGAAGCTTGTGGAAAAACAAGCTCAATACGACGGTCAAACTGGCCGGGTTTATCATTGGGATCACCTCCTGCCTGCTGGTCGTGATCTACCTGCAGCACGAGCTCAGTTACGATGCCTTTCACGAAAAGGCAGAACGCATTGTGCGGGTCGTGATGGAATATGGGATGGGGGGAGAATCCGGAATGGTCAATGTAACGGGCAACAAAGTAGGCCCTGCCTTCCAGGAGGATTTTGCTGAAGTGGAAAATTCATGCCGGGTTATCGAATACAACCAGGTGGTGAAATTCCGGGACCAGGTTTATGAGGAGCCGCATTTTTACTATGCGGATAGTACCTTCTTCGATCTGTTTACTTTTCCGCTGCTGCGGGGCAATCCCCGGGAGGCGCTTCGCGCTCCCAATCAGTTGGTAATAACCGAGCGGATGGCCAAAAAATATTTTGGGGAGGAGTACCCTATGGGCAAAGTTCTCCGGGTCGGTACGGAGCAGGATTACACCGTTGCGGGCGTCATGCGGGACCCCCCGCCGGCCTCCCAGCTGAAGCCGGACTTTATCGGCTCCTTTGTTAGCCTGAGGGACGCCCGGCCGGAGCGGCTCACCTGGTGGAACGCCAATTATGCGACTTACCTGTTGCTGCACAGCGCCGGGGGTAGGGCGGGCCTGCAGGCCAGGATCCCTGATTATATGCGCCGGCACGCCAGCGAAACGGGAGCAGAGGGGGAGAACTTTCTGTCCTATCGCCTGGAGCCTTTGAGGGAAGTCCATCTTCGTTCTCCGGTTCCCGGTAATTTCGAGCCTAACGGAGATATTCGCTATATCTATATCCTATCTGCTATCGGCCTGCTCATTCTGCTGATCAGCACTTCCTCCTATATCAACCTGGCCACTGCTGTCAGTACGGAAAGGGCAAAGGAGATTGGCGTTCAGAAAGTACTGGGGGCCGGCCGCTGGCAGTTATTCTGGCAGCACCTGCTGGAATCCCTGGTGCTGACCGGGCTGGCCCTGGCGGTCAGCGTAGCCCTGACGCCGTTGCTGTTACCCTATTTCAGCAATCTTTTCGGCCGGCCGCTGGATTTCGCGGTTTTCACTGAACCGGCATTTCTGGGGGGGCTTGCCCTGTTTGGCCTGCTGGCCAGCCTCCTGGCGGGCGCTTATCCGGCCGCGGTGATTTCCGGGCTCGAGCCATACCGGGTATTGAAGGGGGCCTACAAGCACACCTCATCCGGCGCCTGGCTGCGCCAGTCGCTGATCGTTTTTCAGTTTGCGGTTTCGGTGATCCTGATCATTTCCACGCTGGTGTTGCAGGGCCAGATGCGATATGTTCAGGAAAAGAAACTCGGCTATGACAAAACCCATGTCCTGGCCCTTCAGACCGACCGGCAGGTGATCGAAAAACTGGGGGCGCTGCGGTCGGAACTGGTAGGGCAGAAAGGCATACAATCGCTAAGCCTGGTTTACGAAACGCCGGTCCACATCAAAGGCGGCTATGACATCAGTAAGTCGGTGAACGGCGAACAGTCAAAGATGGTGACGGCGCTGCCTGCCGACGAGTACTTCCTGGAAACCGCCGGTATCGGGCTGGCAGCCGGCAAGGGGATCAGCGCTGCGGATATGGCCCTGGCCGCTCAGCTGGATTCAGGTAGCGACACATCTTCCGCTCTGCCCATTCTCATCAATGAAGCCCAGGCGCGGGCATTCAACTGGGCGCCGGAGGAAGCGGTACGGCAATTCGTCAACTTCAACGGCAAACGGGTACAGATAAAAGGCGTAGTGAAAGACTTTCACTTTGCTTCCCTTCACGAGCCGATCGGCAATCTCGTCTTGTTCCCTACCTCCTGGGGCAATTCGATCCTGGTGAAACTGGATGGCCGGGACCTGCCTGGGGCCCTGCATTTTATGGAGAAAAAGTGGGAAAGGCTGGCGCCGCACCGTCCGTTTGCTTATCATTTCCTCGATGAAGAGTTCGGGCGGATGTACGCCAATGAGTGGCAGACCGCAAGGCTGGTCACCACCTTTTCCTGGCTGGCCATCCTGCTGGCCTGCCTGGCGCTGTTTGGCGTTTCTTCCTACAGTATCATTCAGCGGTCCAGAGAAGTAAGTATCCGGAAAGTCCTGGGGGCTTCTATGACGAGCCTTATCGGCCTGCTTTCGGGCAATTTTCTGAAGCTCGTACTCTGGTCGCTGCTCGCCGCCCTGCCCCTCGGATGGTACCTGATGCACCAGTGGTTGCAAAACTTTACCTACCACATCGAAATAAAATGGTGGATGTTTGTCCTGGCTGCCATGCTGGCCCTGGGGGCGGCCTTCCTCTCCGTCAGCGTTCAATCCATCCGGACGGCGATGGTAAACCCGGCCGAAGAATTGAAAGGGGAATGA
- a CDS encoding ABC transporter permease: protein MLVNYLKIAFRNLNKQRLFSGINILGLGLGFYCFLLLGIYISSEKNYDRSHGRVFRLLQHIQESEGGERTVATTGPQVGLMAAEQFPEVERVTQILPLGRMTVGNDPANRHYEPISVIDSNFFEVFNFSLLEGSASSLFSSTNAFLLPENLAEKYFGSQQAAGQKLTANDREGEVLAVMEDFPANTHLDGKVMVPSTTAAAIFRWWNDFVSTNWHRNTFVAYFKLREDGDPDALAQKITQLAKEHWPIEEKFRSTFSLQPVEDIHLHTQEIEGEVNKSKGSAFYIKVFSWLGLVLLLVAAFNFTGLLNVSFLSRTQEMGVRRVVGAGRRHLVGQVVMESLASVALALLLAMSAVQLTLPYAEALLGKALSWEGLNPGAAIMVAITALAVVLLAVAYPSWLVSRWRPVQALKGERAVAGKGWTVRQAVSFIQFSAAVALIACAIIFYRQLQFLQNKTLGFNMEGLVVVDINSNNLRSQFEAIKQEFAQLPEVQSVSVSSRVPGEWKSFPFISVRKQEETPNQSKEMIFVGADEDFLATYQIDLLQGQNFNGKPGDSTLVLLNEAAIAAFGLDEPIGQWLEVGSVNWGGDDNPLDEARPLQVAGVVKDFHFEDIHQRIRPMVIGFWDNPIHNIDYYSLRVSTSDWEATLRSLKDINLRFDEANPLEYTILTDQFNRFYEEDILRSRLLGFFSAVAILIACLGLFVMVAYTLKQRTKEIGIRKILGASVVGIVSLVTRDFLRVIILAFLVGLPLAWLAMHYWLQEFAYRAGLAWWAFGLAAVLALLIAFATISLQSVRAALANPVEALRYE from the coding sequence ATGCTTGTCAACTACCTCAAGATCGCTTTCCGGAACCTGAACAAACAACGGCTCTTCTCCGGCATCAATATCCTTGGCCTGGGGTTGGGGTTTTACTGTTTTCTGCTGCTCGGCATTTACATCAGCAGCGAAAAAAACTACGACCGCAGCCACGGCCGGGTGTTCCGGTTGTTGCAGCACATACAAGAAAGCGAAGGGGGGGAACGGACGGTGGCCACTACCGGCCCGCAGGTGGGGCTCATGGCTGCAGAGCAGTTTCCGGAGGTTGAGCGGGTTACCCAGATTCTGCCTCTGGGACGAATGACCGTCGGCAACGACCCTGCCAACCGGCATTACGAACCCATATCAGTCATAGACTCCAATTTTTTTGAAGTCTTTAATTTTTCTCTGCTGGAAGGCAGCGCTTCTTCCCTTTTTTCCTCCACCAATGCTTTTCTTTTACCGGAGAACCTGGCGGAAAAATACTTTGGCAGCCAACAAGCAGCCGGCCAGAAGTTAACGGCCAATGACCGGGAAGGGGAGGTTTTAGCTGTAATGGAAGACTTCCCGGCCAACACGCACCTGGATGGGAAAGTGATGGTTCCGTCTACAACAGCAGCAGCCATATTTAGATGGTGGAACGACTTCGTGTCCACCAACTGGCACAGAAATACTTTTGTTGCCTACTTCAAACTTCGGGAAGACGGCGACCCGGATGCGCTCGCACAGAAGATCACCCAACTGGCCAAAGAACACTGGCCCATTGAAGAAAAATTCCGGAGCACCTTCAGCCTGCAACCCGTAGAAGACATCCACCTCCACACGCAGGAAATAGAAGGAGAGGTCAACAAATCGAAAGGCAGCGCTTTTTACATCAAAGTTTTCTCCTGGCTGGGCCTGGTCCTGCTGCTGGTCGCTGCATTCAATTTTACCGGCTTGCTCAACGTCTCCTTTCTGTCGCGCACCCAGGAGATGGGCGTTCGCAGAGTAGTGGGCGCCGGCCGGCGACACCTCGTAGGACAGGTTGTCATGGAAAGCCTGGCCTCGGTTGCCCTGGCGTTGCTGCTGGCCATGAGCGCCGTTCAACTGACCTTGCCCTACGCTGAGGCTTTGCTGGGCAAAGCCCTGAGTTGGGAGGGGCTCAACCCGGGGGCGGCGATTATGGTCGCTATCACCGCTCTTGCCGTAGTGCTCCTCGCCGTGGCCTACCCCAGCTGGCTGGTCAGCCGCTGGCGGCCGGTACAGGCGCTCAAAGGGGAGCGGGCAGTGGCCGGCAAGGGCTGGACGGTGCGGCAGGCCGTATCTTTTATTCAGTTTTCAGCCGCAGTAGCCCTCATCGCCTGCGCCATTATCTTTTACCGGCAGTTGCAGTTCCTTCAAAACAAAACCCTGGGTTTCAATATGGAAGGCCTGGTAGTGGTCGACATCAACAGCAACAACCTGCGCAGCCAGTTTGAGGCCATCAAGCAGGAATTCGCCCAACTGCCGGAGGTGCAGTCCGTCAGCGTTTCTTCCCGGGTGCCGGGCGAGTGGAAGAGCTTTCCCTTTATTTCCGTCCGCAAACAGGAAGAAACCCCCAACCAAAGTAAAGAAATGATCTTCGTCGGCGCCGATGAGGATTTTCTGGCCACCTACCAGATCGATCTGCTCCAAGGGCAGAACTTCAACGGCAAACCGGGCGACAGCACTCTGGTATTGCTGAACGAAGCGGCGATTGCCGCTTTCGGGCTCGACGAACCCATCGGCCAGTGGCTGGAAGTGGGCAGCGTGAACTGGGGTGGAGATGATAACCCCCTGGACGAGGCCCGGCCGCTGCAAGTAGCAGGTGTGGTGAAAGACTTCCACTTTGAAGATATCCACCAGCGCATCCGCCCTATGGTGATCGGCTTTTGGGACAATCCCATTCACAATATCGATTACTATTCGCTGCGCGTATCTACCTCCGACTGGGAAGCAACCCTGCGCTCCCTAAAAGACATCAACCTCCGCTTCGACGAGGCCAACCCACTGGAATATACCATCCTGACCGACCAGTTCAACCGCTTTTACGAAGAAGACATCCTGCGCAGCCGTTTGCTGGGCTTCTTCTCGGCGGTGGCCATCCTCATCGCCTGCTTGGGCCTGTTCGTCATGGTGGCTTATACCCTGAAGCAACGCACCAAAGAGATCGGTATCCGCAAGATACTAGGCGCCAGCGTGGTAGGCATCGTAAGCCTGGTCACCCGCGATTTTCTCCGGGTCATTATCCTGGCTTTTTTGGTGGGGCTGCCGCTGGCCTGGCTGGCCATGCATTACTGGCTGCAGGAGTTTGCCTACCGCGCCGGCCTGGCTTGGTGGGCCTTCGGCCTGGCGGCTGTACTGGCTCTGCTCATCGCTTTTGCCACCATCAGCCTGCAGAGCGTGCGGGCGGCTTTGGCGAATCCGGTGGAGGCGCTTCGTTACGAATAG
- a CDS encoding HlyD family efflux transporter periplasmic adaptor subunit produces MDKKIERKKWTVTRIGLYTVAVAVVAFLFSTIYKEAGTSRLNVQSERLLTDTIETGVFKEFITLFGVVEPISTVYLDAIESGRVEEIFVENGAMVDEGQELIRLSNLELQLNVLNQEAQIITQINTIRNTSILMDQQSLSIKEQALDVEYRIDQLEKRTARNSSLYRDSVISQVDFEETQDEYEHLLRRRILLGQTIEKDSLFQLMQENQMDNSLDLMQRNLAIAKGSLEHLTVRAPISGQLSGMDSEIGQLINRGDRIAQIDILDDYKIRARIDEYYISRIFPEQEGTFVMDGSTYTLRIRRIYPEVANGTFEADLVFVGDRPSNIKRGQTISLKLSLSDETQAMLLEKGGFYQATGGNWVYVIDPKSGLARKRNIRVGRQNPNYYEVIEGLNEGEVAIISSYDNFGDKEELVLK; encoded by the coding sequence ATGGACAAAAAAATAGAGCGAAAAAAATGGACGGTTACACGCATAGGGCTCTACACCGTCGCCGTGGCGGTGGTGGCCTTTCTGTTTTCCACCATATATAAGGAGGCAGGCACTTCTCGCCTCAACGTGCAGAGTGAACGGCTTCTGACCGATACGATCGAAACGGGCGTTTTTAAAGAGTTCATCACCTTGTTCGGCGTTGTGGAGCCGATTTCGACGGTTTACCTGGACGCCATCGAAAGCGGCAGGGTGGAAGAAATCTTTGTTGAGAACGGGGCTATGGTCGACGAAGGGCAGGAACTGATACGCCTTTCCAACCTGGAACTCCAGCTCAACGTGCTGAACCAGGAAGCACAGATCATCACCCAGATCAACACCATCCGCAACACCAGCATCCTGATGGACCAGCAGAGCCTGAGCATCAAGGAACAGGCCCTCGACGTGGAATACCGCATCGACCAACTGGAAAAACGCACCGCGCGCAACAGTTCTCTTTACCGCGACAGCGTGATCTCGCAGGTAGACTTTGAAGAGACGCAGGACGAATACGAACACCTGCTTCGCCGGCGTATATTGCTGGGCCAGACGATTGAAAAGGACTCTCTCTTCCAGCTCATGCAGGAAAACCAGATGGATAATTCCCTGGACCTCATGCAGCGCAACCTGGCCATCGCCAAGGGCAGCCTGGAGCACCTGACGGTGCGCGCGCCCATCAGCGGCCAGCTTTCCGGCATGGACTCCGAAATCGGGCAGCTGATCAACCGGGGCGACCGCATCGCCCAGATCGACATCCTGGACGACTACAAAATCCGCGCCCGCATTGATGAATATTACATCTCCCGTATCTTCCCCGAACAGGAAGGCACCTTCGTGATGGATGGCAGCACCTATACCCTGAGAATCCGCCGCATTTACCCCGAAGTTGCCAACGGCACTTTCGAGGCCGACCTCGTCTTCGTCGGCGACCGCCCCTCCAACATCAAGCGGGGGCAGACCATCTCCCTGAAGCTTTCGCTCAGCGACGAAACCCAGGCCATGCTACTGGAAAAGGGAGGCTTTTATCAGGCCACGGGCGGCAACTGGGTATACGTAATTGACCCGAAATCCGGGCTGGCCCGCAAACGCAACATCCGCGTAGGCCGCCAGAATCCCAACTACTACGAAGTCATCGAAGGCCTGAATGAAGGGGAAGTGGCCATTATCTCCAGCTACGATAATTTTGGGGATAAGGAAGAACTGGTGCTTAAATAA